A region of Streptomyces paludis DNA encodes the following proteins:
- a CDS encoding SCO4983 family protein, with protein MYEPIRTKSVHTMAGADAGFPHRSRDEELDIQLAGHLSALLAVTDELGLGAAAEAIATRIAGLRGTPPVRHAALTGHDPAALHRRALALAGRALVVAASRADTGAAILAAERMDAHTAALATPDLIGAR; from the coding sequence ATGTACGAGCCGATCCGTACGAAGTCGGTCCACACCATGGCCGGCGCCGACGCCGGGTTCCCGCACCGCAGCCGCGACGAGGAGCTGGACATCCAGCTCGCCGGACATCTGTCCGCGCTCCTCGCCGTCACCGACGAACTGGGGCTGGGCGCGGCCGCCGAGGCCATAGCCACCCGGATCGCCGGACTCCGGGGCACCCCGCCGGTCCGCCACGCGGCCCTCACCGGCCACGACCCGGCCGCCCTCCACCGCCGCGCCCTGGCCCTGGCGGGCCGCGCCCTGGTCGTGGCCGCCTCCCGCGCCGACACGGGCGCCGCCATCCTCGCGGCGGAGCGGATGGACGCCCACACAGCGGCACTGGCCACGCCGGACCTCATCGGCGCGCGCTGA
- a CDS encoding pyridoxal phosphate-dependent aminotransferase has protein sequence MQVIQSTKLANVGYEIRGPVLDEAMRLEAAGQRILKLNTGNPAAFGFECPPEILEDMLRNLGDAHGYGDAKGLLSARRAVMQHYQTKGIELDVEDIYLGNGVSELIQMSMQALLDDGDEVLVPSPDYPLWTASVSLAGGTAVHYRCDEQSDWMPDLGDIERKITDRTKAIVIINPNNPTGAVYDDAMVASLTEIARRHNLVVCSDEIYDRILYDGATHTPTAAIAPDLLTLTFNGLSKNYRVAGFRSGWLAVCGPKAHASSYIEGLTILANMRLCANMPSQHAVATALNGRQSIQELVEPGGRILEQRNVAYDLLTQIPGVTCVKPKGALYLFPRLDPKVYKIKDDRQMVLDLLRAEKIMVVHGTGFNWPEPDHFRIVTLPTVQDLTDAVTRIGTFLEGYAQP, from the coding sequence ATGCAGGTCATCCAGTCCACAAAGCTCGCAAACGTCGGTTACGAGATCCGGGGCCCCGTCCTCGACGAGGCGATGCGGCTGGAGGCGGCGGGCCAGCGCATCCTCAAGCTGAACACCGGGAACCCGGCGGCGTTCGGTTTCGAGTGCCCCCCGGAGATCCTTGAGGACATGCTCCGCAACCTCGGGGACGCCCACGGCTACGGCGACGCGAAGGGGCTCCTGTCGGCGCGCCGCGCGGTCATGCAGCACTACCAGACCAAGGGCATCGAGCTGGACGTCGAGGACATCTACCTCGGCAACGGCGTCTCCGAGCTGATCCAGATGTCGATGCAGGCGCTGCTGGACGACGGGGACGAGGTCCTCGTACCGTCCCCCGACTATCCGCTGTGGACGGCGTCGGTGTCGCTGGCGGGCGGTACGGCCGTGCACTACCGCTGCGACGAGCAGTCGGACTGGATGCCGGACCTCGGCGACATCGAGCGGAAGATCACCGATCGTACGAAGGCGATCGTGATCATCAACCCGAACAATCCCACCGGCGCCGTGTACGACGACGCGATGGTCGCCTCGCTCACCGAGATCGCGCGGCGGCACAATCTGGTCGTCTGCTCCGACGAGATCTACGACCGGATCCTCTACGACGGCGCGACCCACACCCCGACGGCGGCGATCGCGCCCGACCTGCTGACCCTCACGTTCAACGGGCTCTCGAAGAACTACCGGGTGGCCGGCTTCCGCTCGGGCTGGCTCGCGGTCTGCGGCCCGAAGGCGCACGCCTCCTCGTACATCGAGGGGCTGACGATCCTGGCCAATATGCGGCTGTGCGCGAACATGCCGTCGCAGCACGCGGTGGCCACGGCGCTGAACGGCCGGCAGTCCATCCAGGAGCTGGTGGAGCCGGGCGGCCGGATCCTGGAGCAGCGGAACGTGGCGTACGACCTGCTCACCCAGATCCCCGGCGTGACATGTGTGAAGCCGAAGGGGGCGCTGTATCTCTTCCCCCGGCTGGACCCGAAGGTCTACAAGATCAAGGACGACCGGCAGATGGTCCTCGATCTGCTGCGCGCGGAGAAGATCATGGTCGTGCACGGTACGGGGTTCAACTGGCCCGAGCCCGATCACTTCCGGATCGTGACGCTGCCGACGGTGCAGGACCTGACGGACGCGGTGACGCGGATCGGGACGTTCCTGGAGGGGTACGCGCAGCCGTAG
- a CDS encoding polysaccharide deacetylase family protein translates to MTHKAARGARGGVRSAGARALKATALVLAGAALVAGCGGQQAVPTDDAKAPGAGAGNGAGLSVPSQRHETPAAPTAPAAPAARTAPSIPEQTSKPDARLPAPLVNMDIAHAAEDGGKAVNLTIDDGPDPVWTPKILKILKKNHAKAVFCMVGPQAEAHPELVKRVVAEGHLLCDHSVSHDTGMDHKPENYQKDQILKAARQIEKASGGVKPLYYRAPGGAFTPYSRQIAAAAGMRPVGWNVDSKDFEQPGAAAILRTVRNQLSNGPTLLFHDGGGDRSQTAAALGELLPWLRENGYAFSFPVR, encoded by the coding sequence ATGACACACAAAGCGGCGCGCGGGGCACGTGGTGGCGTACGGTCGGCGGGCGCCCGGGCGCTGAAGGCGACGGCGCTCGTGCTCGCCGGGGCGGCGCTGGTCGCCGGATGCGGCGGACAGCAGGCGGTCCCGACGGACGACGCGAAGGCGCCGGGGGCCGGGGCGGGGAACGGGGCCGGCCTGTCCGTACCCTCCCAGCGCCATGAGACCCCGGCAGCCCCGACAGCCCCGGCGGCCCCCGCGGCCCGTACGGCGCCGAGCATCCCGGAACAGACGTCGAAGCCCGACGCGCGGCTCCCCGCCCCGCTGGTGAACATGGACATCGCGCACGCGGCGGAGGACGGCGGCAAGGCCGTCAACCTCACCATCGACGACGGCCCGGACCCGGTCTGGACCCCGAAGATCCTCAAGATCCTCAAGAAGAACCACGCCAAGGCGGTCTTCTGCATGGTCGGCCCGCAGGCCGAGGCGCACCCGGAGCTGGTCAAGCGCGTGGTGGCCGAGGGCCATCTGCTCTGCGACCACTCGGTGTCGCACGACACCGGAATGGACCACAAGCCGGAGAACTATCAGAAGGACCAGATCCTGAAGGCCGCCCGGCAGATCGAGAAGGCGTCGGGCGGCGTCAAGCCGCTGTACTACCGGGCCCCCGGCGGCGCGTTCACCCCGTACAGCAGGCAGATCGCGGCGGCGGCCGGGATGCGGCCGGTGGGCTGGAACGTGGACTCCAAGGACTTCGAGCAGCCGGGCGCGGCGGCGATCCTGCGCACCGTGCGCAACCAGCTGAGCAACGGCCCGACGCTGCTCTTCCACGACGGCGGGGGCGACAGGTCGCAGACGGCGGCGGCGCTCGGGGAGCTGCTGCCGTGGCTGCGCGAGAACGGGTACGCGTTCAGCTTCCCGGTCCGCTAG
- a CDS encoding helix-turn-helix domain-containing protein, which produces MSDNELGLFLRARREATSPADVGLPAGSRRRTPGLRRSELATLAGISVEYLTRLEQGRDRNPSLAVLASLAQALRFTADDRTALVHALKAVSGSTQFCPGAGRPPSRTVRPSLRALLDRLEPTPAVLLNRLTEVLAHTDGYRQVFGPLGLLDAPAPSLARFLFTDPRARSAHPDWEGVADGMVTRLRADSAPDDQHLRTVVHELTLTAGAPFADRWANLPAAPASNAGVRRIAHPAAGELRLVEETLALPEADGQRLLIHLPADDATAAALDSLTGRRPGALRAVAG; this is translated from the coding sequence GTGAGCGACAACGAACTGGGCCTCTTCCTGCGCGCGCGGCGCGAGGCCACGTCCCCCGCCGATGTCGGGCTCCCGGCCGGTTCCCGGCGCCGTACGCCGGGGCTGCGCCGGTCCGAGCTGGCCACGCTGGCCGGGATCAGCGTCGAGTACCTCACCCGTCTCGAACAGGGCAGGGACCGCAATCCGTCGCTCGCGGTACTCGCCTCGCTCGCCCAGGCGCTGCGCTTCACCGCCGACGACCGTACGGCGCTGGTGCACGCGCTCAAGGCGGTCAGCGGCTCGACGCAGTTCTGCCCGGGGGCGGGCCGGCCCCCGTCCCGTACCGTACGGCCGTCGCTGCGCGCCCTGCTGGACCGGCTGGAGCCCACGCCCGCCGTACTGCTGAACCGGCTGACGGAGGTGCTGGCCCACACCGACGGTTACCGGCAGGTCTTCGGCCCGCTCGGGCTGCTGGACGCGCCGGCGCCCAGCCTGGCGCGGTTCCTGTTCACCGACCCGCGGGCCCGGTCCGCGCATCCGGACTGGGAGGGCGTCGCCGACGGGATGGTCACCCGGCTCAGGGCCGACTCCGCCCCCGACGACCAGCACCTCCGTACCGTCGTCCATGAACTGACCCTCACCGCGGGCGCTCCCTTCGCCGACCGCTGGGCGAACCTGCCGGCGGCGCCGGCGAGCAACGCGGGCGTACGGCGGATCGCGCACCCCGCGGCGGGCGAGCTGCGGCTCGTCGAGGAGACCCTCGCCCTCCCGGAGGCCGACGGACAGCGGCTGCTGATCCACCTCCCGGCGGACGACGCGACGGCCGCCGCCCTCGACTCCCTCACCGGACGGCGGCCGGGGGCGCTGCGCGCGGTCGCGGGCTGA
- a CDS encoding DoxX family protein — translation MFIAFAVIGILLALALTASAVGDITRAEAIVASLSKVGVPDSWYVPLGLVKIAGAAGLVIGLWVPFLGAAAAIGVILYFIGALIMHLRAKDKGFAPVILFIVLAAAALVLRLASA, via the coding sequence GTGTTCATCGCCTTCGCCGTCATCGGCATCCTGCTCGCCCTCGCCCTGACCGCGTCCGCCGTGGGCGACATCACCCGGGCCGAGGCGATCGTCGCCTCGCTGTCCAAGGTCGGGGTGCCGGACTCCTGGTACGTCCCCCTCGGCCTCGTCAAGATCGCGGGCGCGGCCGGGCTCGTGATCGGGCTCTGGGTGCCGTTCCTGGGCGCCGCGGCGGCGATCGGCGTGATCCTCTACTTCATCGGCGCGCTCATCATGCATCTGCGCGCCAAGGACAAGGGGTTCGCTCCGGTCATCCTCTTCATCGTGCTCGCGGCGGCGGCGCTGGTGCTGCGCCTGGCGTCCGCCTGA
- a CDS encoding amino acid deaminase: protein MTDEPSTRFLSAEDLSTERIDHRFKGLPPDAEGMTVGALAAERRSLFTGGFTTPVLALSAESVEHNLALLETYSTRHGLAFAPHGKTSMSPRLFARQLAHGAWGITAAVPHQARVYRAFGIRRIFLANELVDAVALRWLAAELDRDPGFRLVCYVDSVRGVELMDEALRAAGAGRPVEVVVELGAGEGARTGARTEAECAAVADAVAAVPTLRLVGVAGYEGEVPEADEVSVRAWLRRLTALAVEFDAAGRFAETDETDEIIVSAGGSAWFDTVADVFAEIPALSRPVLKLLRSGAYVTHDDGQYRALTPFNRVPEEGALQPAFRLWAQVVSRPSPGQAFVNAGKRDAAYDLHLPEAQVVRDARTGAIRPAAGITVTRLSDQHGWLATGPGAELEVGDWVGMGLSHPCTSFDKWQLIPLVTADGTVTDLVRTFF, encoded by the coding sequence GTGACCGACGAGCCGAGTACGCGGTTCCTGAGCGCGGAAGACCTGAGCACCGAGCGGATCGACCACCGTTTCAAGGGGCTGCCCCCGGATGCCGAGGGGATGACCGTCGGCGCGCTCGCCGCGGAGCGCCGCTCCCTGTTCACCGGCGGCTTCACCACCCCCGTTCTCGCCCTCTCCGCCGAGTCGGTCGAGCACAATCTCGCCCTGCTGGAGACCTACTCCACACGCCACGGCCTCGCCTTCGCGCCGCACGGCAAGACCTCCATGTCCCCGCGGCTCTTCGCGCGCCAGCTGGCGCACGGCGCCTGGGGCATCACCGCCGCCGTCCCCCACCAGGCGCGTGTCTACCGGGCGTTCGGGATCCGGCGGATCTTCCTCGCCAACGAGCTGGTCGACGCGGTGGCGCTGCGCTGGCTCGCCGCCGAGCTGGACCGGGATCCCGGCTTCCGGCTCGTCTGCTACGTGGACTCCGTGCGCGGCGTCGAGCTGATGGACGAGGCGCTCCGGGCGGCGGGCGCGGGCCGTCCGGTGGAGGTCGTGGTCGAACTGGGCGCGGGCGAGGGGGCGCGTACCGGCGCGCGTACGGAGGCGGAGTGCGCCGCCGTCGCGGACGCGGTGGCCGCCGTACCCACCCTGCGACTGGTCGGGGTGGCGGGGTACGAGGGCGAGGTGCCGGAGGCCGACGAGGTCAGCGTCCGCGCCTGGCTGCGCCGGCTGACCGCGCTGGCCGTGGAGTTCGACGCGGCGGGCCGGTTCGCGGAGACCGACGAAACCGACGAGATCATCGTCAGCGCGGGCGGCAGCGCCTGGTTCGACACGGTGGCGGACGTCTTCGCGGAGATCCCGGCGCTCTCGCGTCCCGTACTGAAGCTGCTGCGCTCCGGCGCGTACGTCACACACGACGACGGCCAGTACCGCGCCCTCACGCCCTTCAACCGCGTACCGGAGGAGGGCGCCCTCCAGCCCGCCTTCCGCCTCTGGGCCCAGGTCGTCTCCCGCCCCTCCCCCGGCCAGGCGTTCGTCAACGCGGGCAAGCGGGACGCCGCGTACGACCTGCATCTGCCGGAGGCCCAGGTGGTACGGGACGCGCGTACGGGCGCGATCCGCCCGGCGGCCGGCATCACGGTGACGCGCCTGTCCGACCAGCACGGCTGGCTGGCGACCGGACCGGGGGCCGAGCTGGAGGTCGGCGACTGGGTCGGGATGGGGCTGTCGCACCCGTGCACGTCGTTCGACAAGTGGCAGCTGATCCCGCTGGTGACGGCGGACGGCACGGTGACGGATCTCGTCCGTACCTTTTTCTGA
- a CDS encoding sugar kinase, whose translation MEAVEGVEVVCLGESMVTFLPSRPGRLADVPSFDRTIGGAESNVACALAAAGHRVRWVSRVGADGFGDHLTEAIAAYGVDTSGVRRDPERPTGVYFRTATDRATDAHEVAYYRAGSAASAMAPGNPPRDGLWAGRVLHLSGITAALSDGCLVLMRELTARAPGRPLLSFDVNHRPGLWRRRDSDTRVLLELARGADLVLVGEDEAAEAWDLHGADAIRAALPEPATLVVKRGAAGAIAYTRAQDKDNTDTVISVPAPRVDVVAPVGAGDAFAAGFLSATLRGLPVAARLRHGHLMAAAALTVPGDLGAPPSRAMADRLAALDEAGWGTLRLGPGWTADTETGTETVTEPDTEVRSP comes from the coding sequence ATGGAAGCCGTGGAAGGTGTGGAAGTCGTCTGCCTCGGGGAATCCATGGTCACCTTCCTCCCCTCCCGCCCCGGCCGCCTCGCGGACGTCCCGTCCTTCGACCGTACGATCGGCGGCGCCGAGTCCAATGTGGCCTGCGCGCTGGCCGCCGCCGGACACCGGGTCCGGTGGGTCAGCAGGGTCGGCGCGGACGGCTTCGGCGACCATCTGACCGAGGCGATCGCCGCGTACGGCGTCGACACCTCGGGGGTACGCCGCGACCCGGAGCGCCCCACCGGCGTCTACTTCCGTACGGCCACGGACCGCGCCACCGACGCCCACGAGGTCGCCTACTACCGCGCCGGCTCGGCGGCGAGCGCCATGGCGCCGGGCAATCCGCCCCGGGACGGCCTGTGGGCGGGCCGTGTCCTGCACCTGTCCGGTATCACGGCCGCGCTCTCCGACGGCTGCCTCGTCCTCATGCGCGAGCTGACCGCCCGCGCCCCGGGCCGTCCGCTGCTCTCCTTCGACGTCAACCACCGCCCCGGCCTGTGGCGCCGCCGGGACTCCGACACCCGGGTCCTGCTGGAGCTGGCCCGGGGCGCCGATCTGGTCCTCGTCGGCGAGGACGAGGCGGCGGAGGCGTGGGACCTGCACGGCGCCGACGCGATCAGGGCCGCGCTTCCCGAGCCTGCGACGCTGGTCGTCAAGCGCGGCGCCGCGGGCGCCATCGCGTACACCCGCGCACAGGACAAGGACAACACCGACACTGTCATCTCCGTCCCCGCGCCGCGTGTCGACGTCGTCGCGCCCGTCGGCGCCGGGGACGCGTTCGCCGCCGGGTTCCTCTCCGCCACCCTGCGCGGCCTGCCCGTCGCCGCCCGGCTGCGCCACGGCCACCTCATGGCCGCCGCCGCCCTCACGGTCCCCGGCGACCTGGGCGCGCCGCCCTCCCGGGCCATGGCCGACCGGCTGGCCGCGCTCGACGAGGCCGGCTGGGGGACACTTCGGCTGGGCCCCGGCTGGACGGCGGACACGGAAACGGGCACCGAGACGGTGACAGAACCAGACACGGAGGTACGCAGTCCATGA
- a CDS encoding IclR family transcriptional regulator has translation MSQSVDRALSILPLLARGPADLGQVADALGVHKSTALRLLRTLHDHGLVYRQQDGRHRLGARLFALAAEAVENLDVREIAHPHLRALNEECGHTVHLAVYEENEVLYIDKVESRYPVRMYSRVGKPVAITVAAVAKLLLADLPEGERRAVAGRLDYPLYTSRSTPHAAAFLKELATVREQGWAADLGGHEESINCVAAPIRGGDGRVVAALSVSAPNVVVTAEELLGLLPLVRRTAEAIGGEYSGTTVPAQQPRQKAT, from the coding sequence ATGAGCCAGAGTGTCGACCGGGCGCTGAGCATCCTTCCGCTGCTCGCGCGGGGCCCCGCCGACCTGGGGCAGGTGGCCGACGCCCTCGGCGTCCACAAGTCGACCGCGCTCAGACTCCTCCGTACGCTCCACGACCACGGCCTCGTCTACCGCCAGCAGGACGGCCGCCACCGGCTGGGCGCGCGCCTCTTCGCGCTGGCGGCGGAGGCCGTCGAGAACCTCGACGTACGCGAGATCGCGCACCCGCATCTCCGCGCGCTCAACGAGGAGTGCGGCCACACCGTCCACCTCGCGGTGTACGAGGAGAACGAGGTCCTCTACATCGACAAGGTCGAGAGCCGCTATCCGGTACGGATGTACTCGCGCGTCGGCAAGCCCGTCGCGATCACCGTCGCCGCCGTGGCCAAGCTGCTCCTGGCCGACCTGCCCGAGGGTGAGCGCCGCGCGGTGGCCGGGCGCCTCGACTACCCCCTCTACACGTCCCGTTCCACGCCCCACGCCGCCGCCTTCCTCAAGGAGCTGGCGACCGTACGGGAACAGGGCTGGGCCGCCGACCTCGGCGGCCACGAGGAGTCCATCAACTGCGTCGCCGCGCCCATCCGGGGAGGTGACGGCCGGGTCGTCGCCGCGCTGTCGGTGTCCGCGCCGAATGTCGTCGTCACGGCGGAGGAACTCCTCGGCCTGCTCCCGCTGGTGCGCCGCACGGCCGAGGCGATCGGCGGGGAGTACTCGGGCACCACCGTCCCCGCCCAACAGCCGCGCCAGAAAGCCACGTGA
- a CDS encoding DUF3592 domain-containing protein yields the protein MDIPGGDYVFFVGMMLLFGWLTAYYGRRLAAVLRALRAGGRAVGRCVRVETEPFNRSDAQRYFFTFRLPAGREIEFEDLATRAMEVGAPVTVAYDPADPERTATVAGRGSWSPVAQYVLLVTGCGLAAAGFTAVFLFTVV from the coding sequence ATGGACATCCCGGGCGGTGACTACGTCTTCTTCGTGGGCATGATGCTGCTGTTCGGCTGGCTCACCGCGTACTACGGCCGCCGGCTCGCGGCGGTGCTCCGGGCACTGCGGGCGGGCGGCCGGGCGGTGGGCCGCTGCGTACGGGTCGAGACCGAGCCGTTCAACCGGTCCGACGCGCAGCGGTACTTCTTCACCTTCCGGCTGCCGGCCGGCCGGGAGATCGAGTTCGAGGACCTGGCGACGCGCGCGATGGAGGTGGGCGCACCCGTCACGGTGGCGTACGACCCGGCCGACCCGGAGCGCACGGCGACGGTCGCGGGGCGCGGCAGCTGGTCGCCGGTGGCGCAGTACGTGCTGCTGGTGACGGGGTGCGGACTGGCGGCGGCGGGCTTCACGGCCGTGTTCCTGTTCACGGTGGTCTGA
- the cpaB gene encoding Flp pilus assembly protein CpaB — MNSRQRRGVILLLLSVLCAFGAFAGVLSVISDVNSKVGPEVRAYRLKSDIAPYTPLSPDQFEKITMPRRWLSKNAVTDLSIVSGKIAVTQLKEGSLLQDDMIVKRPALANDEQEIAIMIDAATGVAGKITPGALVNIFATFAGNNDGAKAESRIIVPNAKVIDVGRLTVLEPDENDRNRSAVKQAVPITFALKTKDAQRVAYAESFAQHVRLALLADGSPTTLRPGENSYTLEGDK; from the coding sequence ATGAATTCACGGCAACGCCGCGGCGTCATACTGCTTCTCCTCTCGGTCCTCTGCGCCTTCGGTGCCTTCGCCGGTGTTCTCTCGGTGATCAGCGACGTGAACTCGAAAGTCGGCCCCGAAGTGCGGGCGTACCGACTGAAGTCGGACATCGCGCCGTACACGCCGCTCTCGCCGGACCAGTTCGAGAAGATCACGATGCCCCGGCGCTGGCTCTCCAAGAACGCCGTGACGGATCTGTCCATCGTCAGCGGGAAGATCGCCGTCACCCAGCTCAAGGAGGGCTCGCTGCTCCAGGACGACATGATCGTCAAGCGGCCCGCGCTCGCCAACGACGAGCAGGAGATCGCCATCATGATCGACGCCGCGACCGGTGTCGCCGGCAAGATCACCCCGGGCGCCCTGGTCAATATCTTCGCCACCTTCGCCGGCAACAACGACGGCGCCAAGGCGGAGTCCCGGATCATCGTCCCCAACGCCAAGGTCATCGACGTCGGCCGGCTCACGGTCCTGGAGCCCGACGAGAACGACCGCAACCGCAGTGCGGTCAAGCAGGCCGTGCCGATCACCTTCGCCCTCAAGACGAAGGACGCCCAGCGCGTCGCGTACGCCGAGTCCTTCGCCCAGCACGTACGACTGGCCCTCCTCGCCGACGGCAGCCCGACGACGCTGCGGCCCGGTGAGAACTCCTACACCCTCGAAGGGGACAAGTGA
- a CDS encoding AAA family ATPase: protein MTTRILPVVGETDAARSITTLLSQLPDAEPAGPVGDSTTLIDTLARLAAESIDELPEVVLVHERIGPVPALELIREVALRFPAVGVVLVTTDPSPGLFSAAMDSGARGLVSMPLSYEELAQRVQAAAAWSVGVRRHLGQGADVFTGPGGTVITVSGAKGGVGTTLTAVQLALAAKASGMNTALADLDLQSGDIASYLDVQFRRSIVDLASIQDISPRVLQDAVFIHPTGLGLLLAPGEGERGEEINERSVRQIVSALRNRYDVVVVDCGTQMNSANAAAIEMADTTVLLTTPDVVSVRAAKRMVRLWDRLQIRKAEETVTVVNRHTRSTEIQPPLIERITGTRVAKVTIPANFKELQASVDAGRMQDLEAKSTVKQAMWGLAGELGLVKIPEPTEKKQGKFKGEADRGSIRVRRGRSK from the coding sequence ATGACCACCCGAATCCTCCCGGTCGTCGGCGAAACCGACGCCGCCCGGTCCATCACCACCCTGCTCAGCCAGCTCCCCGACGCGGAGCCGGCCGGGCCGGTCGGTGACTCGACCACCCTGATCGACACCCTGGCCCGGCTGGCCGCCGAGTCGATCGACGAACTGCCGGAGGTCGTGCTGGTCCACGAGCGGATCGGCCCGGTGCCGGCGCTCGAACTGATCCGGGAAGTCGCCCTCCGTTTCCCCGCGGTGGGCGTCGTCCTGGTCACCACGGACCCGAGCCCCGGGCTGTTCTCGGCCGCGATGGACTCCGGCGCGCGTGGTCTGGTCAGCATGCCGCTCTCGTACGAGGAACTGGCCCAGCGCGTCCAGGCGGCGGCCGCCTGGTCCGTGGGGGTACGGCGCCATCTCGGCCAGGGCGCCGATGTGTTCACCGGCCCCGGCGGCACCGTGATCACGGTCAGCGGCGCGAAGGGCGGCGTCGGTACGACCCTCACGGCGGTCCAGCTCGCGCTGGCCGCGAAGGCGTCCGGCATGAACACCGCGCTGGCCGATCTCGACCTCCAGTCCGGCGACATCGCCTCGTACCTCGATGTGCAGTTCCGCCGCTCGATCGTGGACCTGGCATCGATCCAGGACATCTCCCCCCGGGTCCTCCAGGACGCGGTCTTCATCCACCCGACCGGGCTGGGACTGCTGCTGGCGCCGGGGGAGGGGGAGCGCGGCGAGGAGATCAACGAGCGGTCCGTACGGCAGATCGTCAGCGCGCTGCGCAACCGCTACGACGTCGTGGTCGTCGACTGCGGCACCCAGATGAACAGCGCGAACGCCGCCGCCATCGAGATGGCCGACACGACCGTACTGCTGACGACGCCGGATGTGGTGTCGGTGCGCGCGGCCAAGCGCATGGTGCGGCTCTGGGACCGGCTCCAGATCCGTAAGGCCGAGGAGACCGTGACCGTCGTCAACCGCCATACGCGCAGCACCGAGATCCAGCCCCCGCTGATCGAACGGATCACCGGCACCCGGGTCGCCAAGGTGACGATCCCCGCCAACTTCAAGGAGTTGCAGGCGTCCGTGGACGCGGGCCGGATGCAGGACCTGGAGGCCAAATCCACGGTGAAGCAGGCGATGTGGGGGCTGGCCGGAGAGCTGGGGCTGGTGAAGATACCGGAGCCCACGGAGAAGAAGCAGGGCAAGTTCAAGGGCGAGGCGGACCGGGGCTCGATCCGGGTCCGCCGCGGCCGTTCGAAGTGA
- a CDS encoding TadE/TadG family type IV pilus assembly protein — MGVQLRGRVAARLRDDRGQAAIEFTGMVPVILATVILLWQAALIGYTFSLAGNAADEAVRAGAVAPEGARTPACRAGAEKNVSGAWRVTGVSCWSDGSEVKANLSIRVPLLFPGVNMPFTVPAHASAVRES, encoded by the coding sequence ATGGGCGTTCAACTGAGAGGCAGAGTCGCCGCGCGGCTGCGTGACGACCGGGGACAGGCCGCGATCGAGTTCACCGGCATGGTCCCGGTCATCCTGGCCACGGTCATCCTGCTCTGGCAGGCCGCGCTGATCGGCTACACGTTCTCGCTCGCGGGGAACGCGGCGGACGAGGCGGTACGGGCCGGAGCGGTGGCCCCGGAGGGGGCGCGGACGCCGGCGTGCCGGGCCGGGGCGGAGAAGAACGTGTCCGGGGCGTGGCGGGTGACGGGTGTGAGCTGCTGGTCGGACGGGTCCGAGGTGAAGGCGAACCTCTCGATCCGGGTGCCGCTGCTCTTCCCCGGCGTCAACATGCCGTTTACGGTGCCTGCCCACGCCTCCGCGGTAAGGGAGAGCTGA
- a CDS encoding TadE/TadG family type IV pilus assembly protein: MLTTLTIGKRLHGTPPGSGRSRDRGQAAVEFVGVISLLLVAALAAIQLGIAAYAMQQAGTASRAAARAATYRESTMTADQAGRAALSDWLAKGSGFTVVGGNQQVKVTARVPIPSVLPLFDLPDARRSTVMPLD; encoded by the coding sequence ATGCTGACCACGCTGACAATAGGGAAGCGCCTGCACGGCACCCCGCCCGGGAGCGGCCGGTCCCGCGACCGGGGCCAGGCCGCCGTCGAGTTCGTCGGGGTGATCTCGCTGCTGCTGGTGGCCGCCCTGGCGGCGATCCAGCTCGGCATCGCCGCGTACGCCATGCAGCAGGCCGGTACGGCCTCCCGCGCGGCGGCCAGGGCGGCTACGTACCGCGAGTCCACGATGACGGCGGACCAGGCGGGGCGCGCCGCGCTGAGCGACTGGCTGGCGAAGGGCAGCGGCTTCACCGTGGTCGGGGGGAACCAGCAGGTGAAGGTCACCGCCAGGGTGCCGATCCCGTCGGTCCTGCCGCTCTTCGACCTGCCGGACGCCCGGCGCAGCACGGTCATGCCGCTCGACTGA